One Vibrio pomeroyi genomic region harbors:
- a CDS encoding GH36-type glycosyl hydrolase domain-containing protein, with translation MMKFGYFDDKNKEYVATTPCTPIKWCNYVGTLDFGGIVDSNGGVLLCKGDPALNRITKYIAQLPNSDFKGSTMYLKVRDEAGNVEVFSPFYTPTLKPLDKFENHTGLSYTTIIAEAFGVRCEATFFVPKADQVLLQDIKVTNISDKALHVDVVPVYEFTHFDALKQLLNADWVPQTMTLKAHQQESGHTVLEQYAFMKRDYAVNLMTADRPATSFDGDRQSFLGQFGYGTWAAPQALENDELGNTECLRGDNIGALNLRLGWLSPEQTERTVVQIAQEESLDAALPLLAKYRDHQVVDSAFAELAEHWDSYLQAVQVETPDPAMNSMLNVHNPRQCHTTKNWSRYLSLYQLGYGARGIGFRDSSQDTLGVITHMPEEAREFIERLLSVQNTNGSAMHQFFPSTMEANAGDSREEEDRPDYYGDDHLWIIYAVTQYVKETGNADFLNKAIPFYQKDKAGNPVETGTVWNHLCRAIEFTYTNTGEHGLPLLGFADWNDTVNLPTGAESMMVANMYGKALLDMLDLCDLRGDVDLTAKFKDQYQQMQSTVNECGWDGEWFVRYFDEQGLPIGSHKNEQGQIYTNGQSWPVISGFATQERATQALDSVYNKLNTTNGIKLSTPGYNGFDPQLGGVSTYPPGAKENGGIFLHSNPWVMIAEAKMGNGERAYEYYRQINPASKNDDIDTFESEPYCYPQNILGDEHKQFGLGRNAWLSGTSSWTYVAGTQWILGVRPEVDGLLVDPCIPAEWPEFKVRRQFRGATYNIHVTNPNNVCKGVVEMKVNGDLISGNKAPVFTSGEHTVEVVLG, from the coding sequence ATGATGAAATTCGGATATTTTGACGATAAAAACAAAGAATACGTAGCAACCACACCATGCACACCGATCAAATGGTGTAACTATGTGGGCACATTAGATTTTGGTGGCATTGTTGATAGCAACGGCGGTGTGTTGTTGTGTAAAGGTGACCCTGCACTGAACCGTATTACCAAGTACATTGCACAACTACCAAACTCAGATTTCAAAGGCTCGACCATGTACCTTAAGGTGCGTGATGAAGCAGGTAACGTAGAGGTGTTCTCACCTTTCTATACACCAACCTTGAAGCCGCTTGATAAGTTTGAAAACCACACAGGCTTGTCTTACACCACCATCATTGCAGAAGCGTTTGGTGTGCGTTGTGAAGCGACGTTCTTCGTACCGAAAGCTGACCAAGTACTATTACAAGACATCAAAGTCACCAACATTTCAGACAAAGCGCTACACGTTGATGTAGTGCCAGTCTACGAATTCACACACTTCGATGCACTTAAGCAACTGTTGAATGCCGATTGGGTTCCACAAACCATGACGTTAAAAGCACACCAACAAGAATCGGGTCACACCGTACTTGAGCAGTATGCCTTCATGAAGCGCGACTACGCCGTAAACTTGATGACCGCGGATCGCCCTGCGACTTCATTTGACGGTGACCGCCAATCATTCCTAGGCCAGTTTGGTTATGGCACTTGGGCTGCGCCGCAAGCGTTAGAAAACGACGAGCTTGGTAACACCGAGTGTTTGCGCGGCGACAATATAGGTGCACTAAATCTGCGTTTAGGATGGTTATCTCCAGAGCAGACAGAGCGTACGGTTGTACAAATTGCACAAGAAGAGAGCCTAGACGCTGCATTGCCTCTATTGGCTAAATACCGTGACCACCAAGTGGTCGATTCGGCCTTCGCTGAACTGGCTGAACACTGGGACTCTTACCTACAAGCAGTTCAGGTTGAAACGCCAGATCCAGCAATGAACTCAATGCTTAACGTCCACAACCCGCGTCAGTGTCACACCACCAAGAATTGGTCTCGTTACCTGTCTTTGTATCAACTTGGCTATGGTGCACGTGGCATCGGTTTCCGCGATTCTTCGCAAGATACGTTGGGCGTGATTACTCATATGCCAGAAGAGGCGCGCGAGTTCATTGAGCGTCTACTGTCCGTGCAAAACACCAATGGTTCTGCGATGCACCAGTTCTTCCCGTCAACGATGGAAGCGAACGCGGGTGACTCGCGTGAAGAAGAAGATCGCCCTGACTATTATGGTGATGATCACTTGTGGATCATCTACGCGGTGACTCAATATGTGAAAGAAACGGGCAACGCTGACTTCTTGAACAAAGCGATCCCGTTTTATCAAAAAGACAAAGCGGGCAACCCAGTTGAAACTGGAACCGTGTGGAATCACTTGTGCCGCGCGATTGAGTTTACTTACACCAATACCGGTGAGCACGGTCTACCGTTATTAGGTTTTGCAGACTGGAATGACACGGTGAACCTACCAACGGGCGCTGAGTCGATGATGGTAGCCAACATGTACGGCAAAGCCCTGCTTGATATGCTGGACCTTTGTGACCTGCGTGGCGACGTGGATCTAACTGCTAAGTTCAAAGATCAGTACCAACAGATGCAGAGCACAGTGAATGAATGCGGTTGGGATGGCGAATGGTTTGTGCGTTACTTTGATGAGCAAGGCCTGCCGATTGGTTCTCACAAGAACGAGCAAGGGCAGATCTACACTAATGGTCAAAGCTGGCCTGTGATTTCTGGTTTCGCAACACAAGAGCGTGCCACTCAGGCGCTAGATTCGGTTTACAACAAGCTAAACACGACTAATGGTATCAAGCTTTCAACGCCGGGTTACAACGGCTTTGATCCGCAATTAGGTGGCGTTTCGACATATCCACCGGGTGCGAAAGAGAATGGCGGTATATTCCTGCATTCAAACCCATGGGTGATGATTGCAGAAGCGAAAATGGGCAATGGCGAACGTGCTTACGAGTACTACCGTCAAATTAATCCGGCTTCTAAGAACGACGACATTGATACCTTTGAGTCTGAACCATACTGCTACCCACAAAACATCTTGGGTGACGAACATAAGCAGTTCGGCTTAGGTCGTAATGCATGGCTGTCTGGCACTTCATCTTGGACATACGTTGCAGGTACGCAGTGGATTCTGGGTGTTCGTCCTGAAGTGGATGGCTTGCTGGTGGATCCTTGTATTCCGGCTGAGTGGCCGGAGTTTAAAGTCCGTCGTCAGTTCCGCGGTGCAACATACAATATTCATGTCACGAACCCGAATAACGTGTGTAAAGGTGTGGTTGAGATGAAGGTCAATGGTGACCTGATTTCAGGCAACAAAGCACCGGTATTTACATCGGGTGAGCACACGGTAGAAGTGGTTTTAGGTTAA
- a CDS encoding ABC transporter ATP-binding protein → MAKVEFKNIKKSFGDVEVVKEFDFTVEDGEFVVFLGPSGCGKSTTLRMLAGLESISSGDIVVGGKVMNKVDAKDRDLAMVFQSYALYPHMTVYENIAFALKLKGMPKAEIDVEVLKAAKMLELDPLLNRKPKELSGGQRQRVAMGRAMVRTPKVFLFDEPLSNLDAKLRGVMREEIKHLHRELKTTTIYVTHDQIEAMTLADRIVILKDGYVAQVGTPTEVFQRPANKFVAQFIGNPSMNMLEAKLIEKEGEYFVELGDVHIPLPERFKSLASKNLALHFGVRPTDIHLRAEQVDHDRVLPFPVKIKDKELLGASILLKTEIGGQPLMVETQAAEVDVKELTLYLDLDAFHLFDALSENSLAS, encoded by the coding sequence ATGGCTAAAGTAGAATTTAAGAACATCAAAAAATCATTCGGTGATGTTGAGGTTGTAAAAGAGTTTGATTTTACGGTTGAAGACGGCGAGTTCGTGGTTTTCCTTGGCCCATCTGGTTGTGGTAAGTCGACCACACTACGTATGCTTGCAGGCCTAGAGAGTATCAGCTCTGGTGACATCGTGGTTGGTGGCAAAGTGATGAACAAGGTCGATGCTAAAGACCGTGACTTAGCGATGGTATTCCAAAGCTACGCGCTGTACCCACACATGACGGTTTACGAGAACATCGCCTTTGCACTAAAACTGAAAGGCATGCCGAAAGCAGAAATCGATGTAGAAGTACTAAAAGCGGCGAAGATGCTAGAGCTTGATCCTCTACTGAACCGTAAGCCGAAAGAGCTTTCTGGTGGTCAACGTCAGCGTGTAGCAATGGGCCGTGCGATGGTTCGTACACCGAAAGTGTTCTTGTTTGATGAGCCGTTATCTAACCTCGATGCCAAACTGCGTGGCGTGATGCGTGAAGAGATTAAGCACCTACACCGCGAGCTTAAAACCACAACGATATACGTAACACACGACCAGATCGAAGCGATGACGCTAGCAGATCGCATCGTGATCCTGAAAGACGGTTATGTTGCTCAAGTGGGTACACCAACCGAGGTGTTCCAACGCCCAGCTAACAAATTTGTCGCGCAATTCATTGGTAACCCGTCAATGAACATGTTGGAAGCGAAGCTGATTGAAAAAGAGGGTGAATACTTCGTTGAACTTGGCGATGTTCATATCCCACTGCCGGAGCGCTTTAAGTCTCTGGCGTCTAAAAACCTAGCGCTGCATTTTGGTGTTCGTCCAACAGACATTCACCTACGTGCCGAGCAAGTGGATCACGATCGCGTACTGCCATTCCCTGTGAAAATCAAAGACAAGGAACTGTTGGGCGCGAGCATTCTTCTGAAAACAGAAATCGGCGGCCAACCGCTGATGGTTGAAACCCAAGCTGCTGAGGTAGATGTGAAAGAGCTGACTCTTTACTTGGATTTGGATGCTTTCCACCTGTTTGACGCACTGAGTGAGAACTCGCTAGCGAGCTAG
- a CDS encoding GH1 family beta-glucosidase, with the protein MNKFQLPSDSKLRSKEFVFGVATSSYQIEGGVEEGGRTPSIWDTFCKKPGKVDNGDNGDVACDHYHLWQQDIEMIQGLGVDAYRLSIAWPRILPQDGVVNQQGLEFYEQIIDECHARGMKVYVTLYHWDLPQYLEDKGGWLNRETSYKFAEYAEVVSNYFGDKIDVYTTLNEPFVSAFLGYRWGEHAPGIKGEKEGYLASHHLMLAHGLAMPILRKNAPHAKHGVVFNATPAYPLTPQDQGAADYCEAENYHWFIDPVLKGEYPQLVVERQAMNMPMILEGDLDIISAPVDYIGINYYTRNVARFNENGDIESVKQTDAEHTYIGWEINPQGLTDLLVRLDARYENMPPIYITENGAAGNDERVNGQVMDDQRVRYFQGHIEAVHNAVEAGVKVDGYFAWSLMDNFEWAFGYCQRFGIVHVDYTTQERTLKQSAIAYRNMLQERAEENR; encoded by the coding sequence ATGAATAAATTTCAACTTCCAAGTGATTCAAAGTTACGCAGTAAGGAATTTGTATTCGGTGTCGCGACATCTTCATACCAAATTGAAGGCGGCGTTGAAGAGGGCGGTCGTACACCGTCTATCTGGGACACGTTTTGTAAGAAGCCGGGTAAGGTAGATAACGGCGACAATGGTGACGTGGCGTGCGATCACTACCATTTGTGGCAACAAGACATAGAGATGATTCAAGGCTTAGGCGTTGATGCTTACCGCCTTTCCATTGCATGGCCACGTATCCTGCCGCAAGACGGTGTGGTGAATCAGCAAGGCTTAGAGTTCTATGAGCAGATCATCGATGAGTGTCATGCTCGTGGCATGAAGGTTTACGTAACGCTTTATCACTGGGATCTTCCGCAATATCTTGAAGACAAAGGTGGTTGGCTAAACCGTGAAACATCTTACAAGTTCGCAGAATACGCAGAAGTGGTGAGTAACTACTTTGGCGACAAGATTGATGTTTACACAACATTGAACGAACCGTTTGTGTCTGCGTTCCTAGGTTACCGTTGGGGCGAACATGCGCCAGGCATCAAGGGTGAGAAAGAGGGCTACTTAGCGTCTCACCACCTAATGTTGGCACACGGTTTGGCTATGCCGATTCTGCGTAAGAATGCGCCTCATGCTAAGCATGGTGTGGTATTTAACGCGACGCCGGCTTACCCATTAACACCACAAGACCAAGGTGCTGCAGACTACTGTGAAGCTGAGAACTACCATTGGTTCATCGACCCAGTATTGAAGGGTGAATACCCACAACTGGTTGTCGAACGCCAAGCGATGAACATGCCGATGATTCTAGAAGGCGATCTAGACATCATTAGTGCTCCTGTTGATTACATCGGTATCAACTACTACACACGCAATGTCGCTCGATTCAACGAGAACGGCGACATTGAATCAGTAAAACAGACTGACGCTGAACACACCTACATCGGCTGGGAAATTAACCCACAAGGTTTAACCGATTTATTGGTAAGACTGGATGCTCGCTACGAAAACATGCCGCCTATCTACATCACAGAGAACGGTGCTGCAGGTAACGATGAGCGTGTTAACGGACAAGTGATGGATGACCAACGTGTTCGTTACTTCCAAGGCCACATCGAAGCGGTTCACAACGCAGTTGAAGCCGGTGTGAAAGTGGATGGTTACTTCGCGTGGAGCCTGATGGATAACTTTGAGTGGGCATTCGGCTATTGCCAGCGTTTTGGCATTGTTCATGTTGATTACACCACCCAAGAAAGAACACTGAAACAGAGCGCAATTGCGTACCGAAACATGCTTCAAGAGCGCGCTGAGGAGAACAGATAA
- a CDS encoding carbohydrate ABC transporter permease codes for MPSERTMYIMTKILMVMLGILLIVSAIITVFPFVWSALLSTRDRSEIFGSGISFAIGDSLMVNYAKLLEIMPFWKAMFNSIYVAFLGTTISLLFCSMGGYAFAVFKFRGKNVLFGMLVGSMAIPPVLSLIPYFMIVKFLGLLDNHMAVWLPFTTTPFGIFLMRQHVIASIPKELLEAAKLDGAGEFRTYWSVVLPLMKPALATLAIVQFVFFWNMFMQPLVVLNNPDNYVITQALRSVQGIPNTPWGAVMLGTTISILPLVITYLFASKQMISGLTSGAVKG; via the coding sequence ATGCCAAGCGAACGCACCATGTACATCATGACTAAGATCTTGATGGTCATGCTCGGCATATTACTGATTGTTTCCGCAATCATTACGGTGTTCCCGTTTGTGTGGTCAGCTCTGCTTTCAACTCGTGACCGTTCGGAGATCTTCGGCTCGGGCATCAGCTTTGCGATTGGCGATAGCCTGATGGTGAACTACGCAAAACTGCTGGAAATCATGCCGTTTTGGAAAGCGATGTTTAACTCGATCTACGTGGCTTTCTTAGGCACCACCATCTCGCTGCTGTTTTGTAGCATGGGTGGCTACGCATTTGCTGTGTTTAAGTTCCGCGGTAAGAACGTGTTGTTCGGCATGCTGGTTGGCTCAATGGCGATTCCGCCTGTGCTTAGCCTGATCCCTTACTTCATGATCGTGAAATTCTTAGGCTTGCTGGATAACCACATGGCGGTATGGCTACCGTTCACCACCACACCATTTGGTATCTTCTTGATGCGTCAGCACGTGATTGCATCGATTCCTAAAGAGCTGCTAGAAGCGGCGAAGTTAGATGGCGCAGGTGAGTTCAGAACGTACTGGAGTGTGGTGCTACCACTGATGAAACCAGCACTAGCAACACTCGCTATCGTGCAGTTCGTCTTCTTCTGGAACATGTTTATGCAGCCTCTTGTAGTGCTAAACAACCCTGACAATTACGTCATCACACAAGCACTACGAAGTGTTCAAGGTATTCCGAATACGCCATGGGGCGCGGTAATGCTAGGTACCACAATTTCTATTTTACCACTCGTGATTACATACCTGTTCGCATCGAAACAGATGATCAGTGGTTTAACGTCCGGCGCAGTTAAAGGTTAG